Proteins encoded together in one Prochlorococcus marinus str. MIT 9211 window:
- the dapF gene encoding diaminopimelate epimerase has translation MTLIGFKKYHGLGNDFIIIDGRFSLLPSSIVSAEKHLVISLCKRHYGIGCDGIILILPPVAGGDFRMKIFNSDGSEPEMCGNGIRCLIRYILDDSEDDFVDSFIVETLAGKIQINIEEGNIKVDMGSPIFAPEKIPTTLPINERGIPQGRITILDQDFLVSACSMGNPHAIIEVPTIKNIPLYEWGQKLETHPVFPKYTNVHFVQVKSRSEIEILIWERGCGPTLACGTGACACLAVLAKLGKCNDLILVKLPGGELEINWPKMKGSIFMIGDAKYVYSGSFNI, from the coding sequence ATGACGTTAATTGGCTTTAAGAAATACCATGGACTTGGTAATGACTTCATAATAATAGATGGCAGGTTTAGCTTACTGCCAAGCTCTATAGTTTCTGCAGAAAAACATCTAGTAATATCATTATGTAAGAGACATTATGGAATTGGATGTGATGGAATCATTCTTATTTTACCTCCAGTTGCTGGAGGAGACTTTAGAATGAAAATATTTAATTCTGATGGAAGTGAACCCGAAATGTGTGGCAATGGTATTAGGTGCTTAATACGTTATATTTTAGATGATTCAGAGGATGATTTTGTTGATAGCTTTATAGTTGAGACACTAGCAGGCAAGATTCAAATTAATATTGAAGAAGGTAATATTAAAGTTGATATGGGATCGCCCATATTTGCTCCAGAAAAGATACCTACTACTTTGCCAATTAACGAGAGGGGCATTCCTCAAGGCCGAATCACTATTTTAGATCAAGATTTTTTAGTATCAGCTTGTAGTATGGGAAATCCACACGCAATTATAGAAGTTCCAACTATTAAAAATATACCCTTATATGAATGGGGGCAAAAGTTAGAAACTCATCCGGTTTTTCCAAAGTATACTAATGTTCACTTTGTACAGGTTAAATCTCGATCAGAAATCGAAATTTTAATATGGGAAAGGGGTTGTGGCCCTACCCTTGCTTGCGGAACGGGAGCTTGCGCTTGCTTGGCAGTTTTAGCTAAATTAGGTAAGTGCAATGATCTAATCCTTGTTAAGCTACCAGGCGGGGAATTAGAGATTAATTGGCCAAAAATGAAAGGTTCTATCTTTATGATAGGCGATGCTAAATACGTA